TGTCCATACATGAATGCACTCAAAAGAAAGTTACTTTCCCATACATGTTTAGTATTTTACTTTCCCATAACTTCTCAGTTCTCACCCTCACTTCATCATACCACATTATTTCTTCTATTTCTGTTTATGAACAATaaatctaaaaaaatatttttaagacGTCCCCACCAAATAATTTGTGATGGACATCATTGCCATCAAAGCCGTGGACCGTTCATGCACATTGAAATGTGGAAATTCCCAATTGTATTGATGCTGGTGTAGAACAATATACCAACCAATGATCATATTTCTAATTTAGCCAGAAATGATGAAGTTACGATTGGATGAGATGCTAATATCCTTTTTCAGGTCCACTAAAGCAAGACGCTCCTAATTTGGGGTATTCTACAACTGATGATGAGGAATATGCTCGAATGATGGCTAGAATGGATGAACTTGAAAAAGAAGAGCTTGCTGCAGAAAGTGCCAATCAGGGTGATCTAAATGTGAAAACTACTCCTAATTTGGGGTATGCTACAACTGATGATGTGGAATATGCTCGAATGATGTCCAACATGGATGAACTTGAAAAAGAAGAGCTTGCTGCAGAAAGCGCCAATCAGAGTGATCTAAATGTGGAAACTACTTCTGGTtttgataatattttatatCAGAGACCTATCAATAACAATCTCCAAAGTTCAGAAGTAATGCcttaattattttattgaatTCTGATTTCAAAATCTTGTTTAGAGGCTACAAGCACAATGGTCCCTGATATCTTGAATTTTTTTCTGTGACTGCTCAAGTAGGATATTCATCAAGGTGTACAGCTGGACCAGACTAACAATAAAGTTATAGCAGCTGAATTTCCAAAAAAGCATAATCATCAAAAAGATATAGCTGATCAGTTAAATGTAAGATTCTATCTTCCTGTTATCTTAATTCACCTTTTTGTTTGTAATATAACTGTTCAGCTGAACTGTATACTTTTCATTGCAATTTTCAAAATGCAGTTTGCAAGCCTGACTGTACAATCAAAGGGCAGAGGTTTGTCTTCAATAAGTTCTTCAGTCTCTCACTTCCTTTTGTGTATGCTTGTTTTGTGATTCTGTGTGGCTATCTGTGCTGTTTGCATCTTTCTGATATAAATTTTTTCTGTTATGTCTGAACTATCAGAGGGCAATTTTTTTGCACAAAATGTGGAATCCAGTGATCCTAATGACGAGCTTCCCATAATTCCTAAAGAGAAGATAGCTCAAGCAGCTACTGCATCGAAAATGGAGGTATGTATATCTTGTGATGTAATCTCCATCCTTTTTGCTTGTTGTATTGTGGTTATACTAGGGAGAGTCCAGATCTCTCAAGTACTTTGGAGGATAGAGTGATCTTAACAATAGCATCCTGCTGGGTCTCTGTTTAGTATCTCATAGATGTTGTATCAGAGGCAGTTTCTGCAATAATGGTGCCCCCATTAGTCATGAATCAACTAtctaaaagcttaagctgttgaaTGAAGGCACATGAATGGTTTCATATGACACGTCTAACACCATTGTTTGATTCCGGGATACTAAGGTATCAAATAGTGAGATTAAAATGAGAGAGCTAGAGCTAGGAAACATTTTGAAAGTTAGCAAAAGTATGTTATAATGAGTTGACTGGAAACCAAAAGTAGAATAATTAGTGCGTTGATTATAACTCTTTGAACAGTGACTTAAAATGTTTCAAAGAGCTTGATGGGAAACCATTTAAGTGCTTCATTTCAGGAGAGTTGATCCTGATGTGTACAATTATTTCCTTTGCAGGTTCAAAACCAAACTTCACAACCATCATTTGATAGTAGCAAGGTGTGTTAACACTTTAGTCTTTTCTTTCACTAGTCACATTATGCCCCTGCAGAATGTTGTGCTGCAGGCGAGGGGTGTTCATCGGATTGGATCGATCCGATGAAACcgacgaaccgaaccgaaccaaagcaattggattggttttttttgttatttggtTAAAAACCGATTCAAACCGATAAAAACCAATGAAGATTGGTTCGGTTCAcggtttgaaaaattaaaaaccaatgaaccgatgaaccgaaccgatgataaatgtttatttataaaatatttaaatatatatatatacatgtgttttttaaagaaatgttttgaacaaaatattgtttatgttagactttttatgtttgttagacttattatgtttttgttttccattattaatttgtaatggtAGTAATATTAAATACTACTTTAAGCATTTATACATTGTTAAGTACTTAAGTTGTTGATTATGAATTATGGATTATGGATTTGTGATTAAGCTATGATTGAGTGATTGATTTTCCATTTTTATGCGTAGTTAAGTTGTGAATCATATGTGTTTGCTATATATTTATAGTTGTGAATTTgatatttaccaaaaaaagttgtgaaaccgatgaaccgaaccgatccaaaccgttcatcatcggttcggttcggttcggttttggaattttttttactaacaatcaattgaaaccgaaccaatgaattttgattggatcGGTTTTTGGTTTCACCTAAAACCGGTCCAAACCGAACCGCGAACACCCCTTTAATTTGCAGCAGAGATTCCAGGATCAAAAAGTTTGATTATCATTCCAAGTAGATCAGGTATAGCTGTGGAGAACTGTGGAGCTATAGCATGTGAATTAAACGACCTCTGGACAAGTATACTTGATTGGTACAATTGCAGGAACATGTTATCAATACTGTCCTCGACAACGTTCTCTCCATATTTTCTCTCATGCATTTTATCAAACACATTGTGTGTGTCATTAGGAACCGGGTCAGGTAAGTAGTTAACTGAGTTGGAATTCAAGTTAGACATATTACCAACCGACAATTGCAGTGTAGTAACATGAGAATCTAGATACTGAGGAGATAGATGACAAGTCACAGCTACCTTAGATTCAGACTCGTGCAGATCCTCCGCATATCTTGCTATGGAGGCATCCTTGTGCTCGACGACTGCTGTTGTTACTGAGGCTCGATCCTCTGTAGATTTTAGCACTTGGATTGTTTGAATTGGAGGCTGAATCACTTTGTAGTCTCTATCACAGTCTCAGCGGATTTTGCACAGGGAGATGGTGTTCTTTCCTCTATTTCCCTTCCTGACAACTCCTCACCACCATCATGGCTTACCTTCTCACCTTTTCTTGGAGGCACAACAACCGTTGTGTTCCCAAGCCTAGTCCCTCTGGATGCTGCAATATGCTCAGATCTGAATTGTATAAACTGCAATTTAAACACTTTTCTAAATTTTTCCCATGAGTCAAGCTGGTGCCGCCACAGTTGGAACCATGTCAGCGCAAAGCCCTCTAGATATAGCAGTATGAAATCAAATCGAGTTTCTAGTGGCCATGGGTCATGGGTGATGTAGGAAATACAACTCTGTGTTTAGCAGCCAAAAGTTCGGATCATGTCCAGAGAACTTGATGAGTTTCAACGGAGGAGAGGGAATTGAAGGTTGATGATAGTGTGGTTCTGGGAAATGGTTGTGTGGACCGGGTGGGTAGGAAAAGCTTTGGAGTGGCTGTGGATAATAGCTGTACTGTGGAGTAGTAGCCATTAGTGAGGTAAGGTGGAGGCGTGAGTGCATGATGAAAGCACCAATTTggtagagagaaactctaagcaaaatcaaaggaagaaaaccaaaagaaaactaagaaaagaaGATAAAGTAAAAGTTTGTCAATTTTcttattatctatctatctatctatctatctatctatctatctatctatctataatctatctatctataatctataatctataatctatctataatctatctatctataatctataatctatctataatctatctatctatctataatctatataaaagCAGAGTTTCTGCAACCTTGGGGGAAAAAAAGTCCTTCAACaatttattccaaaaattatgaaagttGGGCAtgaatatttttgtaaaaaaacattttatttcaCTCAGATTTGATCTCAGCCGTTGATTCACAATTGTACCAGTTTCACTCCTTCTTTTATTCATTCAAGGCTTTTCAGTTTCGACAAAATAGAAACCCCTTCCCCTTTCATCTTCTCTCAGGCGTTTCTCTAGGTTTCAAAATCGTTTAAAACCTTCTACAGAGAAGCCGTGTTTGCTGCTTTTCCGTGTCTGCCTCTGATTTCCAGCACCTCCTCGACTCCCTCCCTCGCCCTTCCACCGCCATTTGGAACACCGTTATCATCGGCTTCATCTGCAACCACATGCCCCTCGACGCCCTCCTCCTCTACGCCCACATGAGAACCGCCACTTCCCCCACCCACTTCGGTTCCTACAGAGAACCCCCAACATATGCCTCGCGGATTTGAGTTCACCATGACGTTTTCTTCCCTGTGTCGATCGCAGACTTAGGAATCAGCCCCCACTTCCTCCCTTCGAAGAGACATTGGCTATGGTATCTTCTTTTGTGGTCGATGGGTTTCTTTGGAGATCCCCCAAGCCATGTTTGCTGCTTATCAGGCACATGATCCTGCGCCGTTTAGGTATGTATTTGATCTCTGGTGGTGTTTTGCTATTAATTCAGAAATAAATTATCTGATTTCGTTTGTGATATGCTAGGATTCATAACTGATATCGATGTTCCAGCGTTTCCAGTATTTGATAAACGTTTTCTTTGACATTCGTTCGACCTCAAGGCTACCTCCACCACCATGGAAGAGATTCAACGGAATCCAGCGTCGACATTCAACATGACGGTGTTCTATCGTCGACTTGCAACCAATTGCAGAGATGACCAGCAAGCGATTGAGCAGGTTCTCCTTCAATTTCGTGCCCCTTCCTTGAAAAAGTGTCAATGATAGAAAAATTAGAAATTGGTTTTTGGGTCTCTTTATTTGTCAccttttatttatcttttcatGATAATTTTGCTTCTTTTGTTTGCAGAACTTTACGAGATGGTCTACAGATCCTGATACAACTAATGTGAACATACCCCCATACATGATGTAATTTAAACATGCACATACATGCTACCGTGTTCCCACTAGATGCACATTCAAGGCTTGAAAAATGCAGATGATTTACTTTATATGGTGAGTTTAATTTCAGCTTTATGTAATTTGATGGCTCTTTGACATATTTTGTGGACTTACTATAGTTTCTATTTAATACAATGAGCTAACCGATGGTCACAACATCCTTACTTTTTTCTGttctattctttttctttttgtagtgTCTATGCAGCTATACTCACCACTTCAACCACCTGCTTTCATAGCAGAATTATTTCTTTGGCTGATGACAGTTTTTACCAAATTTTGTGCGTTATATTGGTCAGTGTGAAGGCTCCAAACTGTTTTAATTCCTTTTatttcttccttcctcttttGTGCATAAATGGGGTTTCTTGCAGCGTcaaattttctttcatcttatgtctaattttttttttgttacattcaTCTTATGTATGTTCCCATtgatcttttcaaaaaaaaaatgtgttcccATTGATAGTGATCAGGATATAGAATATTAAATTGAGACCACCATTTATAGCTTTCTCCTTTATCTTCTTATAAAAAATGACTGATGGTGGTTGTATGCAGTTCTGGAACCACAGAGGGAAGACCAAAAATTGTGCCCTTAACAAGCCATGTGGCTCCGCCGCTGCTGTGCGTCTCGGCTGGGTTCATCATGGTGTAAGGTTTCTTTCTCTGCAATTGTTCTTCTGAGATTATCTTCTTCCTACTGAATTTGCATTGAACTCAGTCACTCACCAATTACATTGGCTGAGGCCTATAAATACATTGTTCTTGATTGTGGTATTGAAATTTCTTTCCCcccctccctccctctctctctctctctctgttgtcCCTGAAAGGCCCAAATTTTTTTGTCTCTGATATTTGATTCCCTTAGTTCTTAGGTAGCTAAATTGTAGAACGATTGTCTGCTATTGTTATCTGGCTGATAGTAGAATTAGGACTATCAATTATTGTTAATATTGAATTTTCTCCATACATTTCGCTTTTTTTGTGAACGAAAGTTTGTTGATCGAAAGATAATAGCATGTTTTATGTGCTTCTCCATTTAGAATCCATGAGTACTTGATGCATGTAAATGTTATCtctgattttttgttttgttctcaTATATGTTTTAATGGGTTGCTTTAGCCTGATTTCTATCATGGGTTACATTATGCTACAGGTGGAAGAACCCAATCATGCTTACGCGTCTCATCGATTAAGTGCCAACCAAAGTTCATCATCACTAGCCCCTCCTTTTCTTGAGTGTTTTTAATATAGGTTTGTTTCTAAATTCATTCTTGAAATAATTCACTTTTTATGGTGCCTGTCATTTGGCACAAAAGTGTGCAGTTAGAGGACACATTAACCAAATGTCTATCCTCACAACCTTTCATGATTCAAGTGGATTTCTTAGATCACATGCCTCAGccaaaacattttccagttgcTCAATTTTAGTTTTGGGCTAAATTGAGAGGGTATGTTGGTCATGGCTTCTCACATTTTTGTCTACCACCCATGTTTTTCTTATAACAACTTGATTTCTGTTTTTATgagtttattaaaaaatttgtgTATAGGAAAAATATGCTTTATGTATGACAATAAAGCATGGATTTagattacattcaacttatggATATGAAATAGCAAAATTACCATCCGTATATGGTTCAATTGTTGGTAGTGACTGATATGAGAACACGTGTTGGGATATTAGGTTCAGATCAAGTTCTAGCGGTTGGTGTGAGCCTAGAGATAGAGAGCGTATTTGCTATAATGGAGCAGCATTGGAAGAACCTGAACCAGGTAATCATAATGGATATATTGCTTACAATTTATTATGGATATGAAATAACCAAATTAATATTCTGACTTCTGGGtcaaattcttatttttttttatttatcaaaaaaatgattttgaagGGACCATAGTGATGATAGACCTGAGATCTACCTAAAAAGTGAATGTGAAGAAAAGCAAATAAGACGGATTTTAGTGTTAGAAGCCTGCTATCATGCTTAATCTTTATGCCTATTTTGTGAACTGGATCATTTTGACTTTTTCGTTTAGCCATTTGCAACTGTAATTTGGTTTCTCTTTTGCTGCTATTGTAACATTGTTATTCATATCTCAAGGCTAAGCTTGTATATTGTGATATCACTGATACTTCTCTTGAAGCATAAATGTGAGAAAATATGTGGGGCCTTTAGGCTAGCAGTGTTCTCATATGATCAATTACTTGGAGGTCAGCATCAGTATCTCTAATTACTGAATTAGTACTAAATACTATCTGTATTATCAATCAGTTTTTACATCAAAGTAAGATGTGCATGGTCTAGAGAATTAATGGAGTGCCAAAAATTAATAATGGTTATAATCCTGCCCCTTGGATGTTGGAGGTTACTTTACAAGCACAAGAAGCAGCTCTTGGAGTTAATTTCGATGAAATATACAAGAATATCATCTCCATGTCATTGGAAAACTTGATTCAGATGTTTGGAAGCAAACACTGCTCTTTAACACAGAATTTTTTTATGTATGAGGGTTTGTCATGATACAAGAGTTGGGTGCTCAAAAGGGAACAGGTAGATCTTGGAATGGGAGGAAGTGGATATGAGGGGAATGCTATGTCATGTGTAAAAATGATTAAGAATGGAAATAAAGAATAATGGATGGAGAGAAAATCTTTATATGATTCCAGATAAACATTTTGTTCCTTCTTTGGTTTATTTTTTGCATTCTAATTTCTTTAAAGCATTCTTTTAATCTTTTTATGCAAAGCTTTCTGCATTTTGTTGAGTATGTGTGACTCTAATGTTGTTCTCTTCCTTTCGTTCTTTGCTTTAGTTTTTGGTGCTACACTTTATTTAATGTTGTAgttcatttgtttctttcatAGTCCTTTCTCTTTTGTTGATTTCTCTTTAGCCTCTTTTtgtctttcaatttttctttataATTATTCTATCCTATTTTCAAGTAATTAGTGGGTACTATGTTTAATTGCTTTGAGGACGGTGACAGTTTTGAAAGGTAAACCCTGTAATGCAATTATAGACCTCATCCCTATTCATAGTTGTTTGATTCTTAGTTGCCTATTTGTGCATTGTATGTGTGTTGTGGTGTGACTTTCACTATGCACTATGCAGTACTTTCAAAAGTCTAAACCGGGCAAAATCAGTGAAAAAaagttataactttttttttagctTTATAAATTATCTCTCTTTGTTAGTAACTGTTAATTAGACTATTTTTACCAAGTAGCTAGGCTACCTCAGTATGTGATCTAATTCTTGGGTTATGTAGGGGTAATAAAAAATGAGACAAAATATAGGTGATGTAAATTAGGTGATTTATTATTTGGGACATTAAGAGTCCAACCAAGTGCCTCTCAATTTGAGGTTAAGGATGCTTTTAGACACCTTACTCTGCAGGTTTTATGCATATTCGTTGACTGAGGGTTCTTTTAATATTTACTATTGTTCCCATGCCCACCTGGATTGCTTTTCCATTTTCCATTTACTTGACTGAGGTTAAGTATGATTTTATGAAATTCTCTCCTTTCTTTTCTCTAATGCAGCTGCTTACTTTGTCTCTTTGAAATTTGAGTGCTTGATGTTATTTGATCATTGGATTAATCTGATGAGAGGGGATGCTATTTTTTAGAAGACAAAAACATTGATTTTGGTGTTTTATTGTGTTTCAGTACCAAGGGAGCAAATGTGAGGTGCAGTTTCAGCAAATCTACAAATCTTATGATATGATATCCCCCTTCCCCATTTCTGGCATGCTCCTCCTTTTTGCATCCCTATGACTATACACTCAACATGGCTCTTGACTAAATGCAAGGAAGTTACCTTCATACTGAAAAGAAGGCAGTTTTAGTTACACCTTGGCCAGCCACATAAACTAAAAAGCAGAAAAATTATGTAGGCTTTGGATGTCATGCTGACTTAGCATCTGGAGTATCTTCATATGATGGGCATCTGAAGCAAATCAAGTAACCAAATAACTAATTTGCATGTAAATCATCATTGTATCCTATCCTACCCCTTTTCactatttgttttttatattcTAGAACTTTTTAAACTGCCAAATAACTGGCTACTAAAAGACATGATAATTGTTATTTAAAGTTTGTGTACATTATTTAGTGCAGAATATCCGACAATGGGACCCAttcttatgattttattttatttttatcttttattcgtGATTAAATCAAGGAGTAACAACTCTTCCATTAAAATGCGAGTCTCTAATTGTAAGTTAAATGTCATCTTCATCAGTGTTATTCCTTTAAAGTCTGTTAAACTCCTATAGAGTGGAATATGACCTATCTCCCTTTTTTCACAGTGAAGAAAGCTTTTGGTGATCGAAGAGATTTGAAAGCAATTTTCAATTTCTTGAGGTTATATCTTTAACTACGGGCTCTATACATTAAAAGGTCACTAATGTGTGCACtcagtaaaataaaattcaaatttatgatttaaaataaatttagttatATTAATCTATAAAATAACTTTAAtaacacaaaattaaaaaagaattatactaaaaacaaaaatgaatatccccgtgcatcgcacggataAAAGGACTAgtactatatataaagggagagtttttgcagccttggggtaaaacagtaatttgaaaaaataaatgtaCATGAACTTAATTTTTTCATGGGTAATTTAGTAAATCTGAATATAATTAGTTAAAGATTACATCATGGCCATCTGTTACTTTCAATCATCGCCGTCTGTTTCGTTTGTTCTGTATCTCGCTTGAATTCTTTTGAGTCTTTTCGTTTTCACCTTCTCCCTTTTCATCTTCCTTCACCTGTTTCCGTTTTCACTCCTCTTTTAACCTTCCCTTTTGCCTTCGTGACACTCACTTTTTATCTTCTGTCCATGACCATTGAGGTGTCATGGAGGTTGTCCGGGGTCTGTAGTGAGGGTGAGGGTTTTGGCAGCGGCGCGGAAGACGGAATGGCGACAGGACTGGCGAAACGTCTTTCTATTATCCTTTGAAACCCCATTCACGTGAGAGAAGATCCTCAATCAGGTAAGAACTGTTTCTTCTCCTCACTAATTTAGATCTTTGCACTAACATTTCAGCTTTTTCTACAAACTCTCTCTGTTCTGCTCTATGTCAATTCCTTTTCATTTTTCCTTTCAGAACCTCTTTTCCGCTGCCGCTTAGCAAAGCCCACCATCTGTTTCGCTCTTTGtcaattcatttttattttgccGTTCAGAACCCTTTTATGCTTTCcattttttaactttttgcATCTTCGTTATCTTTCTAACTCCTTTTTCGTTTCTCTTATATTGTGCAGTGCATTGTTGTTACTGTTAGGAGCTTCATTAACATGCCTTTTCTGACCCCTTGCATGTCTATTCATTACTTTCAGGTGTTTTTCCAGCAAATTCCATCCTTTGGGTGAGTACAATGAAGTCTTTTTTCCTTATTATCGTATTTTGTTCATCACTAATCTTATTGTCTATTTTAGGGATCCAAACTTTCTCAGTTAAGGTATTCCATgcttttgatttttgtttgaTTCGTGTACTCTCTTGATTTGCtttttcatgtgttatttgaaATCAATACTGCAATCTGATTTAGGGTGCCATCTCCTCTTCTCCAACTCCGATAATAGAAAGACATTTTCGGAGGATCTTCTCCCCTTTCCAAGTTTCTTTATGGGTGAATAATACTCTATATTTCTAGCTAAACAATTAGGGTGGTTACAATTGAATTTATGTCCTTTGAATTCTATAATCAGTTAAAGGATGTGTCAAATTTTTTACATATGATAAGCTTTGGCCTCTTTACACCATTCATTGCTATTCTGTTGTGATTTTTCACCAAAAGTCCCTTCTGATTGGTCTAAAATAAACATTTTATGTTTCCCTTTCTCTTCATTTTAGATCAAATATGTAAGTGGCTCATATGATTCTGGCAATGTCTTCTTCTTATTGAATACAGAGAATTCAAAGCATGAATCTTCGAGAATAGTATAGAGTGTTCATCGCGGAGGCTTTTCTATCTTTCACTTTCAGTTTTTGGTAACTCTTCCTCCAAAATTGGTTACTCTTCCCTTTTAGTTTTGGTAAATTTGCCATTTTAGTATTGCTAACTTTGCCTGcaattcatatttttaaaattggatttGTGATATTATTGGATTTGTCACTTATTACATATTACAGGTTTATTTATAAATCTTGATAAATAGAATATTTCTTTTGCTTTGTGTTGTACCCTTTTAAGTTTTTGCTCTCATTTGTACCTATTTTTGTTTGAATGATGGATTGCTTTGTTCAAATCTGGTGCCAAAAAAGACAAATTAGAAATTCTATTGAATTCTATTATTATGTTGTTCATTAAAAACTTTTTGTTTGTGCTGAAATCACATTAATTTGAGCCCTTTGTCAGTGGTGGATTACTTTTGTGTGCAACTACCGTAAGTTGATACCTCTTTGATATTCTCCAAACCATATTAGCAGTTTCagtttaaaatttgttttttgtgAACAATATCTAACATTTATTATGTGTGGTGAACAAAAGATTTAAGGCTTTATTTTATAAAAGCTTTTGAGAAATGATTTAATTGAGACCATGTCATGTGAAATGTGATATTTCTCTTTTGCCAAATGCACCTGCTGCCAAGCTAACATTGAGCAGTTTGATTCTCCGGAGAAATCATAAGGTAATATTAGAAATCTTGCCCACTGCTCTCATTCTCCTGGTGGACTGGTGGTAACATAACATGCT
This is a stretch of genomic DNA from Lotus japonicus ecotype B-129 chromosome 1, LjGifu_v1.2. It encodes these proteins:
- the LOC130717338 gene encoding uncharacterized protein LOC130717338 gives rise to the protein MDIIAIKAVDRPLKQDAPNLGYSTTDDEEYARMMARMDELEKEELAAESANQGDLNVKTTPNLGYATTDDVEYARMMSNMDELEKEELAAESANQSDLNVETTSGFDNILYQRPINNNLQSSEDIHQGVQLDQTNNKVIAAEFPKKHNHQKDIADQLNFASLTVQSKGRGLSSISSSVSHFLLCMLVL